A section of the Prionailurus bengalensis isolate Pbe53 chromosome C2, Fcat_Pben_1.1_paternal_pri, whole genome shotgun sequence genome encodes:
- the TRIM59 gene encoding tripartite motif-containing protein 59, with protein MHNFEDELTCPICYSIFEDPRVLPCSHTFCRNCLENVLQASGNFYIWRPLRIPLKCPNCRSIIEIAPSGIESLPVNFALRAIIEKYQQEDHPDIVTCPEHYRQPLNVYCLLDKKLVCGHCLTIGQHHGHPIDDLQSAYLKEKDTPQKLLEQLTDTHWTDLTRLIEKLEEQKSHSEKMVQSDKEVVLQYFKELSDTLEQKKKTFLAALGNVSNLINQEYTPQIERMKEIREQQLELMTLTTSLQEESPLKFLEKVDDIRQHVQILKQRPLPEVHPVEIYPRVSQILKEDWSRTEIGQIKKLLIPEMKISSKRMPCSWPDKDEKEVEFFKILNIVIVTLISVILMLILFFNQHIITFLNEITSICFSEVSLSVYQSLSNSLHDLKNMLCHTLYLLKECMWKIFSH; from the coding sequence ATGCACAATTTTGAGGACGAGTTAACATGTCCCATTTGTTACAGTATTTTTGAAGATCCTCGTGTACTACCATGCTCTCATACGTTTTGTAGAAATTGCTTGGAAAATGTTCTTCAAGCATCTGGGAACTTTTATATATGGAGACCTTTACGAATTCCACTCAAGTGCCCCAATTGCAGAAGTATTATTGAAATTGCTCCAAGTGGTATTGAATCTTTACCTGTTAATTTTGCATTAAGGGCTATAATTGAAAAGTACCAGCAAGAAGACCATCCAGATATCGTTACCTGTCCTGAACATTACAGACAACCATTAAATGTTTACTGTCTCCTAGATAAAAAATTAGTTTGTGGTCATTGCCTTACCATAGGTCAACATCATGGTCATCCCATAGATGATCTTCAGAGTGCCTATCTGAAAGAAAAGGATACACCTCAAAAACTGCTTGAACAGTTAACTGACACACACTGGACAGATCTTACTCGTCTTATTGAAAAGCTGGAAGAACAGAAATCTCATTCAGAGAAGATGGTCCAAAGTGATAAGGAAGTTGTTCTCCAGTATTTTAAGGAGCTTAGTGATAcattagaacagaaaaaaaaaaccttcctagCTGCTCTTGGTAATGTTAGCAATCTGATTAATCAAGAATACACTCCACAaattgaaagaatgaaagaaataagagaGCAGCAGCTTGAATTAATGACACTGACAACATCTTTACAGGAAGAGTCTCCACTGAAATTTCTTGAAAAAGTTGATGATATCCGCCAACATGTACAGATTTTGAAACAAAGACCACTTCCTGAGGTTCACCCTGTTGAAATTTATCCTCGAGTAAGCCAAATACTGAAAGAAGATTGGAGCAGGACAGAAATTGGACAAATTAAGAAACTTCTCAttcctgaaatgaaaatttcttcaAAGAGGATGCCATGTTCCTGGCCTGATAAGGATGAAAAAGAAGTcgaattttttaagattttaaacatCGTTatagttacattaatttcagtGATACTGATGTTGAtccttttttttaaccaacacataatcacctttttaaatgaaatcactTCAATATGTTTTTCTGAAGTCTCTCTATCTGTTTACCAAAGTTTATCTAACAGTTTGCATGATTTAAAGAATATGCTATGTCACACTTTATATTTACTGAAGGAATGcatgtggaaaatattttctcattga